A part of Sulfurimonas sp. HSL-1716 genomic DNA contains:
- a CDS encoding PAS domain S-box protein, which translates to MKLSFKYRFILSFVTIEAIFISLIVSFNFSTLDYLSKSLIKDKIEASSRLFTELVKTPLVVYDLATLDNAVESFAEIKDIVAVKIFDGQGRLISHLHDDIPTYKHIFRNNISNIEIDDRTFRLDNLPIKINEKNIGTAKIIFEVTDSIEAIENNRNLTFFLVFIEILLSMIIAYVVGHRLTRSLNILTASAEKIAQDDQIIIPNVGRKGDEIYILSNTLHIMQQRIAERNGNLKELLNKVQDSSALLQKERDFHMALLDHAGSIIIVMNTKGEIVLSNKAVQDLTGYTQKEIEGKVAWEMFIPQDIRPKVKEVFNNLVAGDFPNSHENVWIVKDGAHVPFAWSNSCLTDENGDIEYIIAVGIDMTERNKREQTIKALLNSPVVSIILITINETIVEINEIAAKRLKNTVESLKGKKLFDYTSDKSSLIRGEYINKLIVTKKPVMYEEKLEENTFKNHLYPIFDNDGNLEQISIFSHDVTIVKKAQKELDKYIKLVDENVLISHTDVKGITTSVSKAFCKITGYSAKELIGKEYNIIRHPDMPASIYENMWSTIQQGKVWRGEIKNKSKDGMAYWVETNIYPDFDEEGDIIGYNAIRQDITNKKLIEELSITDPLTKLYNRRYFDDIFDKEIKRVKRDKKIFCLLFLDVDSFKMYNDTYGHQMGDDVLISIGRVLKEDMRRSGDYAFRIGGEEFGAIYSVEDEKSVYDIAEKIRGSIESENIEHKANTAAPHVTVSIGVVFIDFGKNKNTVSDKTAFYKHVDELLYRAKAKGKNNVVIEEMI; encoded by the coding sequence ATGAAATTGTCTTTTAAATACAGGTTCATCCTCTCTTTTGTAACGATAGAAGCGATATTTATCTCATTGATCGTTTCTTTTAACTTTTCGACGTTGGATTATCTTTCGAAATCTTTGATCAAAGACAAGATAGAAGCTTCCAGCCGGCTCTTTACAGAACTGGTCAAAACACCGCTCGTAGTATATGATCTTGCGACCCTTGATAATGCGGTTGAAAGTTTTGCTGAAATTAAAGATATCGTTGCGGTCAAAATCTTTGATGGTCAAGGCAGACTCATCTCACATCTGCATGATGATATCCCGACGTATAAACATATTTTTAGAAACAATATCTCAAATATAGAAATAGACGACAGAACATTCAGACTTGATAACCTGCCGATCAAAATAAACGAGAAGAATATCGGCACCGCAAAGATCATATTTGAAGTCACGGACAGTATAGAAGCCATAGAAAACAACAGAAACCTAACCTTTTTTCTTGTTTTTATAGAGATATTGCTGAGCATGATCATCGCCTATGTGGTAGGGCACAGATTGACCCGCTCGTTAAATATATTGACCGCATCCGCAGAAAAGATAGCTCAGGACGATCAGATCATCATTCCCAACGTCGGAAGAAAAGGGGATGAGATATATATCCTCTCCAACACTCTGCATATCATGCAGCAACGCATAGCCGAGAGAAACGGCAATCTTAAGGAACTGCTAAACAAAGTGCAAGACTCCTCCGCATTGCTGCAAAAAGAGAGAGATTTTCATATGGCGCTGCTCGATCATGCCGGCAGTATAATCATCGTAATGAACACTAAGGGTGAGATAGTCCTCAGCAACAAAGCCGTACAGGATTTGACGGGATATACGCAAAAAGAGATTGAAGGAAAAGTAGCTTGGGAGATGTTCATACCACAAGATATCCGTCCGAAGGTCAAAGAGGTGTTCAATAACCTTGTCGCAGGTGATTTTCCCAACTCGCATGAGAACGTCTGGATCGTAAAAGACGGCGCACATGTACCTTTTGCATGGTCGAACTCCTGTCTTACGGATGAAAACGGAGATATAGAGTATATCATAGCCGTAGGTATAGATATGACCGAAAGAAATAAAAGAGAACAGACCATCAAAGCACTTTTGAACTCTCCTGTCGTTTCCATCATTCTTATAACCATTAACGAGACCATCGTGGAGATAAATGAAATAGCGGCTAAACGCCTAAAGAACACGGTGGAAAGCTTGAAAGGGAAAAAACTCTTTGATTATACTTCGGATAAGAGTTCGCTTATAAGAGGAGAATATATTAATAAACTTATTGTGACCAAAAAGCCTGTTATGTATGAGGAAAAATTAGAAGAAAATACTTTTAAAAACCATCTCTATCCGATATTTGACAATGACGGGAACCTAGAACAGATATCTATCTTCTCGCACGATGTTACGATAGTTAAAAAGGCGCAAAAAGAGCTGGACAAATATATCAAACTCGTCGATGAGAACGTTCTTATATCCCATACGGATGTAAAAGGGATCACCACAAGCGTAAGTAAAGCGTTTTGCAAGATAACAGGCTACTCGGCTAAAGAACTGATAGGAAAAGAGTACAACATCATAAGACATCCGGATATGCCCGCTTCCATATATGAAAATATGTGGAGCACCATTCAACAGGGCAAAGTCTGGCGCGGTGAGATAAAAAATAAAAGCAAAGACGGTATGGCTTACTGGGTCGAGACAAATATATATCCCGATTTTGACGAAGAGGGCGATATCATAGGGTATAACGCGATCCGTCAGGATATTACGAATAAAAAGCTGATAGAAGAGCTGTCTATTACGGACCCTTTGACAAAACTTTACAACAGACGCTATTTCGATGATATCTTCGATAAAGAGATAAAAAGGGTAAAAAGAGATAAAAAAATATTTTGTCTGCTCTTTTTGGATGTGGACAGCTTCAAGATGTATAACGATACGTACGGGCACCAAATGGGAGACGATGTGCTTATCAGCATCGGCAGGGTGTTAAAAGAGGATATGAGAAGGTCGGGCGATTATGCGTTTAGAATAGGCGGTGAAGAGTTTGGCGCGATATACAGCGTCGAGGACGAAAAGAGCGTATATGATATTGCCGAAAAGATACGCGGATCGATAGAGAGTGAAAACATCGAGCATAAGGCAAATACGGCTGCACCGCATGTGACCGTTTCAATAGGGGTCGTCTTTATAGATTTCGGTAAAAATAAAAACACCGTCAGTGACAAAACAGCCTTTTACAAGCATGTCGACGAGCTGCTTTACAGAGCGAAAGCAAAAGGAAAGAACAACGTAGTAATAGAGGAGATGATCTAA
- a CDS encoding DUF3299 domain-containing protein: MIKKFLLASLIVILSACSSEPGYELSDWSKLIDPNFDQAKIVSFYKQKVSKVKEGSKEEKAIYAQMQKALKQAGNNKAVDGKTVKLSGYIVPIDIDGETVNKFLFFPNQAACIHVPASPANQTIFVTTKKDKGVLMEDAYENITVWGTIRLKHTKVANGTASFIINDGITKVRPRL, encoded by the coding sequence ATGATAAAAAAATTCCTGCTTGCCTCTTTGATCGTCATCCTTAGTGCATGTTCGAGTGAGCCAGGATATGAACTAAGCGACTGGTCAAAACTTATCGATCCCAATTTTGATCAGGCTAAGATCGTCAGTTTTTATAAACAGAAGGTCTCAAAAGTAAAAGAGGGAAGCAAAGAGGAAAAGGCTATTTACGCACAAATGCAAAAAGCGCTTAAACAAGCCGGGAATAACAAGGCCGTAGACGGCAAGACGGTAAAACTCTCCGGCTACATCGTTCCCATCGACATAGACGGCGAAACGGTGAACAAGTTTCTGTTCTTTCCCAATCAGGCGGCATGCATACATGTCCCTGCATCTCCTGCAAACCAGACTATCTTTGTGACGACGAAAAAAGACAAAGGAGTCCTTATGGAAGATGCTTATGAGAATATTACCGTTTGGGGTACTATCAGGCTAAAACATACAAAAGTCGCAAACGGAACCGCTTCGTTTATCATAAACGACGGCATCACGAAAGTCCGTCCGCGGCTTTAG
- a CDS encoding ATP-binding cassette domain-containing protein, with product MNNIIEIASCVFKYPQNEKNTLDIMPLHIKSGEHIFIHGQSGSGKTTFLNVLCGIIEPDHSDIKILQTDFSKLKASQKDRFRADNYGTVFQQFNLMPYLNVKQNIALSCGFSKQKNLHVKDLDGEIKRLLDALNLSSALLNTPAMNLSVGEQQRVAVARALIGNPKIIIADEPTSALDSSSKEKFMELLFAQVEAQGSTLLFVSHDRSLSSYFKTHYDFSHINRALK from the coding sequence TTGAACAATATTATAGAGATAGCATCTTGTGTATTTAAGTATCCGCAAAATGAAAAAAACACCTTGGATATAATGCCCTTGCATATAAAGAGCGGCGAGCATATATTTATACATGGACAAAGCGGAAGCGGGAAAACCACTTTTTTAAACGTCTTGTGCGGAATAATCGAACCCGATCACAGTGATATAAAAATACTTCAGACCGATTTTTCAAAACTAAAAGCATCGCAAAAAGACAGATTTCGCGCCGACAACTACGGAACCGTTTTTCAGCAATTCAACCTTATGCCCTATCTGAACGTCAAGCAGAACATCGCCCTCTCATGCGGATTTTCTAAACAAAAAAACCTGCATGTAAAAGATCTCGACGGCGAGATCAAAAGACTGCTTGATGCGCTTAATCTCTCCAGTGCACTGCTCAACACCCCGGCTATGAACCTGAGCGTGGGTGAACAGCAGCGGGTAGCCGTCGCGCGCGCACTTATCGGAAACCCGAAGATCATCATTGCCGACGAACCTACCTCCGCACTTGATAGCAGCAGCAAAGAAAAGTTTATGGAACTGCTCTTTGCACAGGTGGAAGCACAAGGTTCTACACTTCTTTTTGTAAGCCATGACAGATCGCTTTCATCCTACTTTAAAACGCACTATGATTTTTCCCATATCAACAGGGCACTAAAATGA
- a CDS encoding cation-translocating P-type ATPase: protein MSEKVKNIGLSSAEAELRLKKYGPNISAQSSPKSLLSIIIGVLGEPMFLMLLSAGGIYLLLGDLAEALFLLVFVFVVIGITLIQAHKTERALESLRDLSAPRALVIRDGKEIRIAGQKVVPGDLLVLHEGDRIAADGRLVEGQIFVDESLLTGESIPLGKTADTDGESKTSKIFASTVITKGCATAIAELTGNDTAVGQIGKSLLTTYDTASGLQISSRIIVKNLVMIAFATVFVLVLVNWLLNQHSFLQSILSGITLAMAILPEEITVILTVFLALGAWRISKINVLTRDIAAVEALGTITVLAADKTGTLTQNSMQVAELSVDDASFISSSQKKLEEKFHSLVEFAMLATPANPFDPMEKAIHSFGRELLSGTEHIHDNSIPDFEYELCAEILAMTRVLSTSDPSLYMLATKGAPEAVADLCHLPKDELEDIEQRVEAMAQRGLRVLGVARGEWRKKDQDQNWPKSQHDFDFTFLGLIGFIDPLREEVPKAVKTCQDAGIKVLMLTGDHPMTAGAIAAQAGLSKDSGIILGDEIETLDDDTLKERLKETAICARMRPEHKLRLVQVLQDSGEIVAMTGDGVNDAPALKASNVGIAMGQRGTDVARESASLVLLDDSFASITDAVAQGRRIYDNITKATRFAFAVHLPIIMLTLLPALLQWPILLMPAHIVLLQLLIDPACSIVFESEPAAADIMKRPPRRIGESPFSIKNVKHALMQGGGIAFILMAGDALLQQMQWNDAAIRMSIFISFVLTLFFLILANRTLTYTVKSYAREHNPWMIFMFGGVALILASIIFIPALREIMRFSPIEASILLAALFLFLSNGAWLFLLHFSNSLGLKNTKGD from the coding sequence TACTCTCCATTATCATCGGCGTACTGGGCGAGCCTATGTTCTTGATGCTGCTGAGTGCGGGCGGCATCTATCTTCTTCTAGGCGATCTTGCCGAAGCTCTATTTTTACTCGTTTTTGTGTTCGTGGTTATAGGCATTACCCTCATACAAGCGCATAAGACCGAACGCGCTTTGGAGTCTCTGCGAGATCTTTCGGCACCCAGAGCGTTAGTGATACGCGACGGCAAAGAGATACGCATTGCAGGTCAGAAGGTCGTTCCCGGCGACCTGCTCGTACTGCATGAAGGGGATCGCATTGCGGCTGACGGCAGGCTTGTTGAAGGACAGATCTTTGTAGATGAGTCGCTTCTTACCGGAGAGTCCATACCTCTTGGCAAAACGGCGGATACGGACGGTGAGAGTAAAACGTCAAAGATCTTTGCAAGCACCGTCATAACAAAAGGCTGTGCAACGGCGATCGCAGAACTGACGGGAAACGATACGGCCGTAGGACAGATAGGCAAATCTCTTTTAACCACATACGATACGGCTTCCGGTCTACAGATATCCTCGCGTATCATCGTTAAAAATCTCGTAATGATCGCTTTTGCGACGGTATTTGTTTTGGTACTTGTCAACTGGCTTTTAAACCAGCATTCGTTTTTACAGAGCATCCTTTCGGGCATCACTTTGGCGATGGCGATACTTCCAGAAGAGATAACCGTCATACTCACGGTCTTTCTGGCGCTTGGCGCTTGGCGCATCTCTAAGATAAACGTACTTACCCGTGATATCGCCGCCGTCGAAGCTTTAGGCACCATCACGGTTCTTGCAGCGGATAAGACGGGAACATTGACACAAAACTCTATGCAGGTGGCGGAACTCTCCGTTGACGATGCATCTTTCATCTCCTCTTCGCAAAAAAAGCTCGAAGAAAAGTTTCACTCTCTGGTGGAATTCGCGATGCTCGCTACTCCTGCCAATCCTTTTGATCCTATGGAAAAGGCTATCCACTCTTTTGGACGCGAACTTCTAAGCGGCACCGAACATATCCATGACAACAGCATCCCCGATTTTGAGTATGAGCTCTGTGCCGAAATACTTGCAATGACACGCGTACTCTCAACTTCAGATCCTTCGCTTTATATGCTTGCGACAAAAGGCGCACCCGAAGCCGTGGCTGATCTGTGCCACCTGCCAAAGGATGAGCTCGAAGATATCGAACAAAGAGTAGAAGCGATGGCGCAGCGCGGGCTTCGTGTGCTTGGAGTGGCCCGCGGAGAGTGGCGAAAAAAAGATCAAGACCAAAACTGGCCCAAAAGCCAGCATGATTTCGATTTCACTTTTTTAGGTCTCATCGGCTTTATCGACCCGTTACGCGAAGAGGTGCCAAAAGCCGTTAAGACATGTCAAGACGCCGGCATAAAAGTACTTATGCTCACTGGCGATCACCCCATGACAGCAGGAGCAATAGCCGCGCAAGCCGGTTTATCTAAAGATAGCGGGATCATTCTGGGCGACGAGATAGAGACTCTTGATGACGATACTTTAAAAGAGCGCTTGAAAGAAACTGCGATCTGCGCACGCATGCGGCCCGAACATAAACTCAGACTTGTGCAGGTACTCCAAGATTCTGGCGAAATAGTCGCAATGACGGGTGACGGCGTCAACGATGCACCTGCACTTAAAGCCTCAAACGTAGGCATCGCCATGGGACAAAGAGGCACGGACGTCGCCAGAGAATCGGCATCGCTTGTCCTGCTCGACGACAGCTTTGCAAGCATTACCGACGCCGTTGCACAAGGAAGACGCATCTACGACAACATAACAAAAGCCACGCGCTTCGCGTTTGCCGTGCACCTGCCTATCATCATGCTCACTCTTTTGCCGGCACTGCTTCAATGGCCCATCCTTTTGATGCCCGCACATATCGTATTGCTACAGCTTCTCATCGACCCCGCCTGCTCTATCGTCTTTGAATCCGAACCCGCCGCCGCCGATATCATGAAACGTCCTCCGCGAAGGATCGGTGAAAGCCCTTTCTCAATAAAAAACGTAAAACATGCTCTGATGCAGGGAGGCGGTATCGCATTTATACTGATGGCGGGAGATGCTTTGCTTCAGCAGATGCAGTGGAACGATGCGGCTATCCGCATGAGCATCTTCATCTCTTTTGTCTTAACGCTCTTTTTCTTGATATTGGCAAACCGTACACTGACATATACGGTAAAATCGTATGCAAGAGAGCACAATCCTTGGATGATCTTTATGTTCGGTGGCGTGGCACTCATCCTCGCGAGCATCATCTTTATACCGGCGCTCCGGGAGATCATGCGCTTTTCGCCGATCGAAGCCTCCATACTTCTTGCTGCTCTTTTCCTTTTTTTGAGCAACGGAGCCTGGCTGTTTCTGCTGCATTTTTCAAACTCTTTAGGGTTAAAAAATACAAAAGGAGATTAG
- a CDS encoding phosphate/phosphite/phosphonate ABC transporter substrate-binding protein, protein MRKDRKSLTVKYILFVFLANQFLITDLSALTLGVVPQQSPFKLMKVWLPVARYLEQKTGEKVILKIERSIPVFEKVLYEGGYDLAYMSPYHYIQANKKQSYKAVIRDSKDIVGILVVNKKSKIKDVWMVDEKTFLFPTSDAFASTLLTKYELLKNYNIDVDAQGKFRYVNSHDSVYKGVARGVGDVGGGIERTFNNLGDKETKNSLKILYRTKKYPSHPFACKPSMSKKVRKKFVSALLGMPKKLLDSLSMKKMIKTDDAEYDVVRDVIKKLRLEKN, encoded by the coding sequence ATGAGAAAAGATAGAAAAAGCCTGACGGTGAAATATATCCTTTTCGTTTTTTTAGCAAATCAGTTTTTGATAACCGATCTTTCAGCATTAACACTCGGAGTAGTGCCTCAGCAGAGCCCTTTTAAGCTCATGAAGGTATGGCTTCCCGTTGCCAGATATCTTGAGCAAAAAACGGGTGAAAAAGTCATCTTGAAGATCGAACGCTCGATACCTGTATTTGAAAAAGTTTTATATGAGGGCGGATACGATCTGGCGTATATGAGCCCGTATCATTACATTCAAGCCAATAAAAAACAGAGCTATAAAGCGGTAATAAGGGATTCAAAAGATATCGTCGGCATCTTGGTAGTTAATAAAAAGAGCAAGATAAAAGATGTTTGGATGGTAGATGAAAAAACGTTTCTCTTTCCGACTTCCGATGCTTTTGCTTCTACCTTGCTTACCAAATACGAGCTGCTCAAAAACTATAATATCGACGTAGACGCTCAAGGAAAATTCCGTTATGTTAATTCTCACGATTCCGTTTACAAAGGTGTGGCCCGCGGTGTCGGTGATGTCGGCGGCGGAATAGAGAGAACTTTTAACAATCTGGGCGATAAAGAGACCAAAAACTCTTTAAAGATATTGTATAGGACAAAGAAATATCCGAGCCATCCTTTTGCCTGCAAGCCTTCGATGTCCAAAAAAGTAAGAAAAAAGTTTGTATCGGCACTGCTTGGCATGCCCAAAAAGCTTCTGGATTCGCTTAGTATGAAAAAAATGATAAAAACGGATGATGCCGAGTATGACGTCGTAAGAGACGTGATCAAAAAATTAAGATTAGAGAAAAATTGA
- a CDS encoding GGDEF and EAL domain-containing protein, producing the protein MDDKKISSLQTDSLTNLNNRTSLVENIKNMGIGNLILIDIDNFNSINNLYGIKSGDKVLIEMAEYLSKIAKTRGYEVYRVTSDEFALLDYKAKMDITDIYDDIQSIIDDCAYHDLYLESINDTINIHVTIGFATSDHMLLEQAGSALQYAKKNYLKFSAYSNITNNIQTLSSYIYWNNEIKKAIQSKNITPFFQPIVDKSGKIIKHEVLMRLVQNKDGNLIYVSPTEFLDISVRTKRYDELSRIIIFKALEMLKNSQKRFSINFAYHDIKNKELMHDLYKFLQNNPDVAKRCTFEILENELVEDTQLLLSFVNKVKKYGVQIAIDDFGSGFSNFEMILLSQPDIIKIDGSLIKKVDVDNKSLTLVEAIIAFSHKMGIKVVAEFVHSKEVYDILKNTDIDMFQGYYFSKPVFTPN; encoded by the coding sequence ATGGACGATAAAAAGATCTCTTCTTTGCAAACAGACTCTCTTACCAATTTAAACAACAGAACGTCTTTAGTGGAGAATATTAAAAATATGGGCATCGGGAACCTGATCCTCATAGATATAGACAACTTTAACTCGATCAATAACTTGTACGGAATAAAATCCGGAGATAAAGTACTCATCGAAATGGCAGAGTATTTAAGCAAGATCGCTAAAACCAGAGGCTATGAGGTGTACAGAGTCACATCCGACGAGTTCGCCCTGCTGGACTATAAAGCCAAAATGGATATTACGGATATCTACGACGATATACAATCCATCATCGACGACTGTGCCTATCATGATCTTTATCTGGAAAGCATAAACGATACTATAAACATCCATGTGACCATCGGATTTGCAACATCTGACCATATGCTTCTTGAACAAGCCGGCAGCGCTCTGCAATACGCAAAAAAGAATTATCTCAAGTTTTCCGCCTACTCCAATATCACAAACAACATCCAAACCCTCTCAAGCTATATTTACTGGAACAATGAGATCAAAAAAGCGATCCAAAGCAAAAATATAACCCCATTTTTTCAGCCTATCGTCGACAAGAGCGGAAAGATCATAAAACATGAAGTTTTGATGCGTCTCGTTCAAAACAAAGACGGAAATCTTATCTACGTATCACCTACGGAATTTCTAGATATCTCTGTACGGACAAAAAGATATGATGAGTTATCCAGGATCATCATCTTTAAAGCATTGGAGATGTTAAAAAACAGCCAAAAGCGGTTTTCCATAAACTTTGCATACCATGACATAAAAAATAAAGAGCTGATGCATGATCTTTACAAGTTTTTACAAAATAATCCCGATGTGGCAAAACGGTGTACGTTCGAGATTTTGGAAAATGAGCTTGTCGAAGATACACAGCTGCTGCTCTCGTTTGTCAATAAAGTGAAAAAATACGGCGTACAGATAGCCATTGACGATTTTGGAAGCGGATTCTCGAATTTTGAGATGATCCTTTTAAGCCAGCCAGATATCATAAAGATAGACGGGAGCCTGATTAAAAAAGTGGATGTCGACAACAAATCTCTTACCCTGGTAGAAGCAATAATCGCATTTTCCCATAAAATGGGCATCAAAGTGGTTGCAGAATTCGTCCACAGCAAAGAGGTGTACGATATTCTCAAAAACACAGATATAGATATGTTTCAAGGGTATTACTTTTCTAAACCGGTGTTTACCCCGAATTAG
- a CDS encoding chloride channel protein, producing the protein MKKHITEQTVIFFSVFKWLILSSVTGVMIGYLMSIFLKTLLIAEHTQGTLPFPYYFTLPVGLMLTIWIIRTFDKNATGHGTEKVIEAVHKEDGYINAKVIPVKLVATVLTIFSGGSVGKEGPGAQIGGGAASFVATLLKFSKKDRKKIVICGISAGFASVFGTPIAGAIFGIEVLIVGVIMYDVLLPSFIAGFAAFTTAQFFGVKYPYYDINFYRSINLDLTLIGQVVIAGIFFGIVSDTFITTVNKTEAFIEKIPYNRYLKALVAGLAMVLISFLISDRYLGLGLNIINNALDPHLMVSGGIHWYDFILKTFFTAVTLGVGGSGGIITPIFYVGATSGVAFGHVMGDNVALFAALGFVSVLAGTTNTPIASIIMAVELFGTNMANYAALSVVIAFLITGHRSVFQSQKLAFKKADNINIEEGEDIEHTSISINMKDIDKIKHIRSRLRYKPFEWKVKSDPKDEDKNEES; encoded by the coding sequence TTGAAAAAGCATATTACAGAACAGACCGTCATCTTTTTTAGCGTTTTCAAATGGTTGATACTCTCTTCTGTAACAGGTGTTATGATCGGCTATTTGATGTCAATTTTCTTAAAAACCCTGCTGATAGCCGAACATACGCAGGGTACACTCCCTTTTCCCTACTATTTTACTCTTCCCGTAGGTCTTATGCTTACTATTTGGATCATCAGGACGTTTGATAAGAACGCTACGGGGCATGGAACCGAAAAGGTTATAGAGGCCGTGCATAAAGAGGACGGTTATATCAATGCCAAGGTTATTCCCGTCAAGCTGGTCGCCACGGTGCTCACCATCTTTTCAGGCGGTTCAGTCGGTAAAGAGGGGCCGGGTGCTCAAATTGGGGGCGGCGCTGCATCTTTTGTTGCGACCCTGCTTAAATTTTCTAAAAAAGACAGAAAAAAGATCGTTATCTGCGGGATCAGTGCCGGATTCGCCTCTGTTTTCGGTACGCCTATCGCTGGGGCTATCTTCGGTATAGAGGTGCTCATTGTCGGTGTAATCATGTATGATGTTCTTCTGCCCTCTTTTATCGCCGGATTCGCAGCGTTTACGACCGCACAGTTCTTCGGAGTCAAATATCCTTATTATGATATAAACTTCTACCGCTCTATCAATCTGGATCTGACTCTCATCGGTCAGGTTGTGATCGCGGGTATATTTTTCGGGATCGTCTCGGATACTTTTATTACCACGGTAAACAAAACGGAAGCTTTTATAGAAAAAATACCTTATAACCGTTATTTAAAAGCATTAGTGGCAGGTCTTGCCATGGTATTGATATCTTTTTTGATATCCGACAGATATCTCGGACTGGGCTTAAATATAATAAACAATGCTCTTGACCCTCATCTAATGGTATCAGGCGGTATCCACTGGTACGACTTTATCTTAAAGACATTCTTCACTGCCGTGACGCTCGGCGTCGGAGGAAGCGGAGGAATCATTACGCCTATCTTTTACGTAGGTGCTACAAGCGGTGTCGCATTCGGACATGTCATGGGGGACAACGTTGCTCTTTTTGCGGCGCTTGGGTTTGTCAGTGTACTTGCAGGAACGACGAACACACCTATAGCTTCCATCATCATGGCGGTCGAGCTTTTTGGTACGAACATGGCAAACTACGCGGCGCTCAGCGTGGTCATAGCCTTTTTGATCACGGGACACAGAAGTGTGTTCCAGTCTCAAAAACTTGCATTTAAAAAGGCCGATAACATAAACATAGAAGAGGGCGAGGATATAGAACACACCTCCATCAGTATCAATATGAAAGATATTGACAAGATAAAACATATCCGAAGCAGACTGCGCTACAAGCCTTTTGAGTGGAAAGTAAAATCAGATCCCAAAGATGAAGATAAAAACGAAGAATCGTGA
- a CDS encoding FtsX-like permease family protein — MKTLWLLTFKSILNRKTAVFLSIVSIAISVVLLLGIDRVTKASKEHFLNTINQTDLIVAAPNGSLDILLNLVFHLGDPLKEVDYTSYQAISKFDEVKWAVPLSVGDSFKGYDAVSTTNDYFKYYRYSSSQELEFAKGGEFKDFYDVVVGSDVAKELRLHLRETIHLSHSSGKHAHAHKNRDFHICGILKPTGTPNDQSVFFQLKADEAIHIEWQSGHFVDMHISSKELENMHIQPKHISGILIGLKNRTDILNTADKIEHYKGENLKAAIPAKALSKLYRLMKNIQEMLSVISGMVFLAAIFGMISTMLATLNDRRREIAILRSLGANIKAIFSLFAMEAFIIVTSGIIAGNMLLAALILINNSFLNEILQIAYLPDMYEISLLFVMIVSAVAVSVVPAVRSYKNSLQDGLMVKI, encoded by the coding sequence ATGAAAACATTATGGCTTCTCACTTTTAAAAGTATTCTCAACAGAAAAACGGCGGTCTTTCTTTCCATCGTCTCGATCGCTATTAGCGTCGTACTTCTTTTGGGTATAGACAGGGTGACAAAAGCCTCAAAAGAACACTTTTTAAACACGATAAACCAGACCGATCTCATAGTCGCCGCGCCCAACGGCTCTTTGGACATACTATTAAACCTTGTCTTTCACTTGGGAGACCCTTTAAAAGAGGTTGATTACACTTCGTATCAGGCCATCTCGAAATTTGACGAAGTAAAATGGGCAGTACCTCTTTCTGTCGGCGACTCGTTTAAAGGCTATGATGCCGTATCCACCACGAACGATTACTTCAAATACTACAGATACTCTTCGTCACAAGAGCTTGAATTTGCAAAAGGCGGCGAGTTTAAAGATTTTTACGACGTGGTCGTCGGCAGTGACGTGGCAAAAGAGTTAAGGTTGCATCTAAGAGAGACGATCCATCTCTCACACTCAAGCGGCAAACACGCACACGCGCATAAAAACCGCGATTTTCATATATGCGGCATACTAAAACCCACAGGCACACCTAACGATCAAAGCGTGTTCTTTCAGTTAAAAGCGGATGAAGCGATCCATATAGAGTGGCAGAGCGGGCATTTCGTAGATATGCACATCTCTTCAAAAGAGCTTGAAAATATGCACATACAGCCCAAACATATCAGCGGGATACTCATAGGCTTAAAAAACCGCACCGACATCTTAAACACGGCGGACAAAATAGAACACTATAAGGGAGAAAATCTAAAAGCAGCCATCCCGGCAAAAGCGCTTTCTAAGCTTTACAGACTGATGAAGAACATACAGGAGATGCTAAGTGTGATATCGGGCATGGTGTTTTTAGCCGCGATTTTTGGGATGATATCCACGATGCTCGCGACACTCAACGACAGAAGACGCGAAATAGCGATACTAAGAAGTCTTGGAGCCAACATCAAAGCGATCTTCTCTCTTTTTGCCATGGAAGCCTTTATCATCGTCACAAGCGGAATAATCGCCGGCAATATGCTTCTAGCGGCACTGATACTTATAAACAACTCCTTCTTGAACGAAATCCTGCAGATCGCTTATCTGCCCGATATGTACGAGATCTCTTTGCTGTTTGTCATGATAGTCTCCGCCGTTGCCGTCAGTGTGGTCCCCGCCGTTAGATCTTACAAAAACTCGCTTCAAGACGGGCTGATGGTGAAGATATGA